The Erigeron canadensis isolate Cc75 chromosome 1, C_canadensis_v1, whole genome shotgun sequence genome segment ATAACTCATACAACTTCCTTTTTACCGAAATATCTGTATTATCCTTTATCATCTAATTGAGtgttctttttgttttctccAATATCAATTTAAACTTGCGGTAGCCGGTGGGTAgtatgaaaattttattttagccAGGCATTTATATTCAAATTTGAGTATTGAATAAATATATTGGCACAATATAAAGTATTACGTTggagtataaattaaaaacaaactgATCGAGTACTATATTTGTAATACTAACTAAATTATTTGATGTTATTCGATCGAttcatatatattgaaaacaaaatatagttttagatATCATCCGacttatataaaatgtaaaataataagACAACATGATCTTGCTAGCTAGCTACTTGCTAGTGTTGGTTTAGTAATAATATTTCACAATTGCTgttagaaaataataataataagctgGACAACATAATCATTGATGGCACATGTTGACTATATATTGGCACAGGCAAACGTACTTCGAATGTCTATGCAAATAGAAAACTTCATGGAGTACCAAGGGAGACTAAGTTCTTTAGTAGGTGAAAATCAAGCCAAAGAGCTCGTTAACAAAGCTCTAGTACTTGTTTCATTGGGTGGCAATGATTTCGTCAACAACTATTTCTTGCTCAGGCCTTCTGCTAGGTCTGTCGAGTTTTCTCTTCCCGATTATGTCGACTACCTCATTTCCGAGTATCGCAAGATTTTGATGGTAATAACTACTCTTTAATTTCTTCATGAATTACATTGAGTTgtgatttaacaaaaataatggGTACAACATAAAATGTACATCATATATTGTGAATTTGTCAAACTAGCAAGGTTGAATAAGTGGTTAACACCCTTGACTTCTGTCAAGGGTTCTATCCTCATGTCTTGCAAGGCTGTAGGTCTTTTTTCTAATAtttagatagaacctggaagcagtctcaCTACACCGTCGTGATAGGGGTAAaattgtctacatctcaacctcccccatatacCGACGAGGTATTGAGATTTAAATCCttagaagacggcattgggttACTTTAGTTTTACTTACTCTATATTGTGAGTTTGTCAACTTTTTTGGTGAGTTAATTAAAAATGCTATTGATGCTGCAGACTTTATATGGATTGGGAGTTAGAAGGGCCATATTGATGAGTCCTGGACCACTGGGTTGTGCACCTGCAGAGATAGCGCTACGCAGTTCAAATGGTGAATGTGCGGCTGAACTTCAAGCTGCAGCTGAGTTGTTTATACCGCAACTAGCCCAAATGGTTGAAGAGATTAATGGTGAACTCGGTTCTCATGTTTTCGTTGCAGCCAATACTAGACTTATGCATAAAGATATCATCACGGATCCTCAAGCCTTCGGTAAGAACCATTTCCATCTAAGCTAACTTTGATGCAGGGCGGTACCAGAAAATAATCCAAGAAAGGACAAAATTGAAAAATccatgaattttttttcttcaaaaaatgGGCAAAGTTGAAAATTCCATTATTTTGTGTTGTTATTCTTTCAGTTATTGCTGATTTTCAGAAAGTCTAACTAAAAATTGTTGTGCAGGCTTTGAAAACTCAAATGAGGCGTGTTGTGGACAAGGACCATACAACGGGTTGGGTTTATGTACACCATGGTCATCGTTGTGCGACAACAGAGAAAAATACGTCTTTTGGGACGCCTTCCATCCAACGGAAAGAGCCTGCAGATTTATCGTGAAACAGATGATAAGTGGCACAGAAGACTACATGAAACCCATGAACTTAAGTACCATAATGTACATGGACTCCAACATGTAATTTGTTGATTTGAAATATCATATGTATTTCTAGGAACCCtgagaattttaaaaaattctaataTAGTATTCAACATGTCTAGCTAGTAAATTACATAAAAAGTACTCAGCTAAACGACTATGCATTTAGATTGAATTCATCTAAAGATTTCAATTTTCATCAACCCAAATCGAGGAGGGCTGTGGGATTTTCCCTTCGAAGCCTTCTTAGCGTTGGATGTAGCAGACCTGGTTAAGAAAACCGACTACCTTGGTTTGAGTAGGCGTATTCTATACTTCTAAAATAAAATTGGAAAGGTCAAAACGCTCCAACATGAGTATACTATATGGGCGAGCGAACATTGGTAAGAACAAAGAAAATTGACTAGATTCATCAAGCGTGTTTGACATATTATCTGTCACCTCCATTTTGAGAAGAGATATATTCTCTAGAAATATCATAATGTTATGAAGGTCTTATATAGATTTTGAGCTAAAATATCAAACCATAAGTTCATTTTGCTCTTACAAAAACTTTACTCTCGGCTTAATCCTGAAATATTCACTCTAATACGATGAGCTTTTGGTGTATTTCGTTAAAGAAGTCAGCATATTGGTCGGTGTATTGCATCGGTGCCGTGGCTACTACTTTGTAAATCTCAACGACtggtttttaatattatttaattgtgTTTGTTGTGAGTTGTAAATAAATTGAGATTTCGGAGAATGAATGATAAAATTGGTTCAAAATGACGAGTAGTATATTGCTGATGTGATACCAATAGCCAAAAATAACTTTAGCCCTTAGGTTGTTGGCCTACACAATTTTGGTGAAAGGGTAATTTCTAGCTATTTTGTTCTGAGCATTAGATAACTTACGACAAACCATGTTATCATCGTAGCGTTTCACAATGCAACCAATGGCGACTGTGGTTCTCtctaattatttttcatataggGGATTAAAAGTTGTTGACCATATTCCTCTATGTTAGTATGATTACGGTATTAAGTTTCATTGTTAAAGGGGTTAGTTGTCGATTATCGTTGTGCTTGTGCAAGAGTACACAAATGGTTTCAATTTAATTTGTCATTACATTATTACgagaatattatttttgtagGGCTGTTGACCTCTAATGGCtgtacttatatttatttatttattaattttgccACTAACAGTTATAAATTTAAGAGTGTTTGAGTTTATCTCTTTATTCAATTCATTGGGATAAAAAAAAGTCTCTTCATGAGGCGAAGAGGCTCAATTTAGTGTTGCAGAAATTCaccaattaaaaataaatgtaaaatataGTGTTTGTGTGGGTTTGTTGTTTTGCATAATTATAGAGATCTAGTTTTGTTTGGTGTCGTTGTTTTCAAGTAAATTATGATTTGCTAACTTGCTATGGTAAATCTTATTTTCTCATATCGCTGGACTACTAAGTTTGGGCTATTGGGTCACATGGGTTAAGATATGAATTGAATGATAGTATAAGTCTGCAATTTTTTAAGAGGATTGTAATTGGATTTACTTTTTATTGGATGCTCATCACTAGATTTTAGAAAGGGTCTTTGTAGCACAAAATTgattcttttaatattattttgagGTTGGATGTTTCAAGTTTTAATTATCACTGAttgtttaacatatatatatagctaatatGGTGTATATATTACCCTCTTTTAAGCAATATGTACTCGATCAACTTAGCCTattgaagttgaaaaaatatatatatatatatatatattataaggtTTTTTatccgcacgatgtgcggctgttTAATTGATTTGTCAAGCttttcaatattaatattaataatcaataaaattcagttaaagtgtttttttatatttatgaagacaaaattagaaataaaatttattagttgtttatgtttatgataCGGAAAAACTAATGTTCAActaaatatgttaaaaagaaaaatgatatattt includes the following:
- the LOC122585265 gene encoding GDSL esterase/lipase At5g33370-like is translated as MCILLLYFVSLLAMGVRGDLKVNQPRPFFVFGDSLVDNGNNNFLITMARADAPPYGIDTPSHRPNGRFSNGLNIPDIISEHMGTEPVLPYLSPELTPQKLPNGANFASAGIGILNDTGFQFANVLRMSMQIENFMEYQGRLSSLVGENQAKELVNKALVLVSLGGNDFVNNYFLLRPSARSVEFSLPDYVDYLISEYRKILMTLYGLGVRRAILMSPGPLGCAPAEIALRSSNGECAAELQAAAELFIPQLAQMVEEINGELGSHVFVAANTRLMHKDIITDPQAFGFENSNEACCGQGPYNGLGLCTPWSSLCDNREKYVFWDAFHPTERACRFIVKQMISGTEDYMKPMNLSTIMYMDSNM